A genomic segment from Lignipirellula cremea encodes:
- a CDS encoding ISAzo13-like element transposase-related protein, giving the protein MARNHGHLNLGLSHDTSEFACASFWWYWRRIGRFHYPDASRILWLCDGGGSNSSRHWIFKQDLSQLADRIGLPIHVAHYPPYCSKYNPIERRFFSHVGRTCRGLLLRSAKFAAELMRKTTV; this is encoded by the coding sequence TTGGCCCGCAATCATGGACACCTCAACCTGGGTCTGAGCCACGACACCAGTGAGTTCGCGTGCGCCAGTTTCTGGTGGTACTGGCGCCGCATCGGCCGATTTCATTACCCCGATGCGTCCCGAATCCTGTGGTTGTGCGACGGCGGCGGAAGCAACAGTTCGCGGCACTGGATTTTCAAACAGGACCTGTCGCAACTGGCCGATCGCATTGGCTTGCCGATTCATGTGGCTCACTATCCACCTTACTGCAGCAAGTACAACCCAATCGAGCGCCGCTTCTTCAGCCACGTGGGCCGGACCTGCCGCGGGCTATTGCTGCGCAGCGCGAAATTCGCGGCCGAGTTGATGCGGAAGACGACTGTCTAG
- a CDS encoding DUF1571 domain-containing protein codes for MNNSSTTSDSPAQKDQPSGRRWLMFTALVLLSPILLVGIYWLAGGMRGSDSQHSSVEVLKTSAQSAGLLSQPNAEAPLAQATSVKQHPLEAALKEARAGLAKINSDIQDYTATILKRERIDGVLGEEQKMRAKVRHEKTKDGQVTTPFSVYLAFDSPKSIKGREVIWVEGHNNGNLIVHPGGLFDVARVPLPPDGFLAMQGQRYPIMDIGVRNLVAKMIERGEKDLQYDDIIVEYDDDLVVNGRPCRLIEIKHTEQKPEHDFYIARIYIDNELQIPTRYAAYKWPVEKDGELVLEEEYTYTDVKTNVGLTDADFDPDNKEYAFP; via the coding sequence ATGAATAACTCCTCCACCACCAGCGATTCCCCTGCCCAGAAAGATCAGCCATCGGGGCGCCGCTGGCTGATGTTCACCGCGCTGGTGCTGCTTTCGCCCATATTGCTGGTAGGAATATACTGGCTGGCCGGCGGCATGCGGGGCTCCGATTCCCAGCACAGTTCGGTAGAGGTGCTCAAGACTTCCGCCCAATCGGCAGGCCTGCTTTCCCAGCCAAACGCGGAAGCGCCTCTCGCCCAGGCGACCAGCGTGAAGCAGCATCCGTTGGAAGCCGCACTCAAAGAAGCCAGAGCGGGACTCGCAAAAATCAACTCCGATATCCAGGACTACACGGCCACGATACTTAAACGAGAGCGGATCGATGGCGTACTGGGAGAAGAGCAAAAAATGCGGGCAAAGGTACGCCACGAGAAAACCAAGGACGGCCAGGTAACGACCCCGTTCAGCGTCTACCTGGCGTTTGACAGCCCCAAATCCATCAAAGGCCGTGAGGTCATCTGGGTGGAAGGCCACAATAACGGCAACCTGATCGTCCATCCCGGCGGCCTGTTCGATGTCGCCCGGGTGCCTTTGCCTCCCGACGGTTTTCTGGCCATGCAAGGACAGCGTTACCCGATCATGGATATTGGCGTGCGGAACCTGGTCGCCAAAATGATCGAACGCGGCGAAAAAGACCTGCAGTACGACGATATTATCGTCGAATACGACGACGATCTTGTCGTCAATGGACGCCCCTGTCGCCTGATTGAAATCAAGCACACGGAGCAAAAGCCCGAGCACGACTTTTACATCGCACGTATTTACATCGACAACGAACTGCAGATCCCCACACGGTACGCGGCCTATAAATGGCCGGTCGAAAAAGACGGCGAACTAGTCCTCGAAGAAGAGTACACCTATACAGATGTCAAAACGAACGTCGGCCTGACCGACGCCGATTTCGATCCGGATAACAAGGAGTATGCCTTTCCTTAA